The following proteins are encoded in a genomic region of Papaver somniferum cultivar HN1 unplaced genomic scaffold, ASM357369v1 unplaced-scaffold_10, whole genome shotgun sequence:
- the LOC113326764 gene encoding uncharacterized protein LOC113326764, with translation MPLLDIATSQPTFRNHFCTSSRYQTLLHGNTTSVKLVNFGKEKRLFSTWEVSIQLPTKVRFDMGGNRRGRALLIKAVATLEPKYLVQSEDRSANLELGSEAASSQYPGEEDEAEVDERERLRRLRISKANKGNVPWNKGRKHSAETLRRIRERTKIAMQNPKVKMKLVNLGHAQSEETRNKIGVGVRMGWQRRREKLMVQETCCFEWQNLIADASRRGYAGEAELQWESYEVLDEQLKREWLESIEQRRMAPRPKGSKRAPKSLEQRRKISEAISAKWADPSYRERVCDALNKYHGIPEGRERKPRRKPSGDRNAARRKAYSEAESDAKSRAKPKKSRAAPYKDPLADSKLEMIRNIRAQRAVTETKKTEAVERAKLLIAEAEKAAKALEVAATKSPLALASLMETRKLIAEATRSIQAAESGQISYVGNKKDSSPFDLNEDLVGDETGEQDGTVPSPDQKEVNGTHVYSDAISDFEFGNFDLEGMLDDDELLEMEGLDDDDDDFVPAQLEVNGYSHKLDPKSELAVPVEEMQEAIKSQITTQEVPVSNKAEKTSVRSNNTTVKKKWIRGRLVEVEED, from the exons ATGCCTTTATTAG ATATTGCTACATCACAACCTACTTTCAGAAATCATTTTTGCACTTCTTCGAGGTATCAGACATTACTTCATGGTAATACTACATCTGTTAAACTTGTTAATTttggaaaggagaagagattgtTTTCTACATGGGAGGTGTCAATTCAGCTCCCAACAAAAGTTAGATTCGATATGGGTGGTAATAGACGAGGAAGAGCACTGCTGATTAAGGCAGTTGCTACACTCGAGCCTAAGTATTTGGTTCAGAGTGAAGATAGAAGTGCGAATTTGGAACTGGGTTCAGAGGCGGCTTCGTCTCAGTATCCCGGTGAAGAAGACGAGGCCGAAGTCGATGAAAGAGAGAGATTAAGACGGTTGAGAATCTCCAAAGCTAATAAAGGGAATGTTCCGTGGAACAAAGGCAGGAAACACAGTGCAG AGACTCTACGCCGGATCCGAGAAAGAACCAAGATTGCTATGCAAAATCCTAAG GTTAAGATGAAGTTAGTGAACCTGGGACATGCTCAGAG CGAAGAGACAAGGAACAAAATTGGGGTTGGAGTGCGAATGGGGTGGCAACGGCGccgtgagaagttgatggtgcaAGAAACCTGCTGTTTTGAGTGGCAAAACTTGATTGCAGACGCTTCTAGAAGAGGATATGCTGGGGAAGCAGAGCTTCAGTGGGAGTCGTATGAAGTTTTGGATGAACAGTTGAAGCGAGAGTGGTTGGAAAGCATTGAGCAGAGGAGAATGGCACCTAGACCCAAGGGGAGCAAGAGGGCACCCAAATCCCTCGAGCAAAGGAGGAAAATATCGGAAGCCATATCTGCCAAATGGGCAGATCCT AGTTATCGGGAACGGGTTTGTGATGCTCTGAACAAGTATCACGGAATACCTGAAGGTAGAGAGAGAAAGCCAAGGAGAAAGCCTAGTGGAGATAGAAACGCTGCGAGAAGGAAAGCTTACAGTGAAGCTGAGAGTGATGCTAAAAGCCGAGCGAAACCTAAGAAAAGTCGTGCAGCACCATACAAAGATCCATTAGCGGATTCCAAGTTGGAGATGATAAGGAATATTAGGGCGCAGAGGGCTGTTACAGAAACCAAGAAAACAGAAGCTGTGGAACGTGCAAA GTTACTGATTGCGGAGGCTGAGAAGGCTGCTAAGGCCCTGGAGGTGGCTGCAACAAAGAGTCCTCTTGCACTAGCTTCTCTTATGGAAACCAGGAAACTCATTGCTGAAGCAACTCGTTCGATCCAAGCTGCAGAGTCAGGACAGATTTCATATGTTGGAAACAAGAAGGACAGTTCTCCTtttgacttgaatgaagatctagTTGGAGATGAAACAGGTGAACAAGATGGAACAGTTCCTTCACCTGACCAGAAAGAAGTAAATGGTACTCATGTCTACTCTGACGCGATATCAGACTTTGAGTTTGGTAACTTTGATCTCGAAGGCATGCTGGATGATGACGAACTTCTAGAGATGGAAGGtctagatgatgatgatgatgatttcgtACCAGCTCAACTAGAAGTCAATGGTTACAGTCACAAGCTTGATCCAAAATCTGAACTAGCAGTTCCTGTTGAAGAAATGCAAGAAGCTATCAAGTCTCAAATCACCACACAGGAAGTACCGGTGAGCAACAAGGCAGAAAAGACCAGTGTGCGTTCTAACAACACAACAGTAAAGAAGAAATGGATCCGTGGGAGACTAGTTGAAGTAGAAGAAGACTAG
- the LOC113326919 gene encoding uncharacterized protein C23H3.12c-like isoform X2, with protein sequence MKAARLIVFPIKGRNWCFSRSIEQTVQESEATKPSPKFKDLYKKITSKGKPMNQNVEIITEFFSTKMNKAWAGLGEAPEGSIKNKIHGLGVKLLARVKPSEIFLKSISKDVTNVEITYPTRGSVIHRRYFYGSVSLLPLTAACAILPLPNIPFFWTLFRTYSHWRALQGSERLLVLVSDGSTTVKEQKRDSDDEDEQEHKSLNALIPQWVLHPSEDLDKYLQDLDEKDGLSKSVVSKICKAYHLDTQEVDKYRCSM encoded by the exons ATGAAGGCAGCAAGACTGATTGTATTTCCAATCAAAGGAAGGAATTGGTGTTTTAGTAGATCCATTGAACAAACAGTTCAAGAATCAGAAGCAACAAAACCATCACCGAAATTTAAAGATCTTTATAAGAAAATTACTTCTAAGGGGAAACCCATGAATCAAAATGTTGAGATCATTACTGAATTCTTCTCAACTAAA ATGAATAAAGCTTGGGCTGGTCTTGGAGAAGCTCCTGAAGGGAGCATCAAGAATAAGATTCATGG TTTAGGAGTGAAACTGCTGGCTCGTGTTAAGCCGTCTGAAATTTTCTTGAAGTCGATTTCGAAGGATGTTACTAATGTGGAGATTACTTATCCAACGAG GGGATCTGTAATTCACAGACGGTACTTCTATGGTTCTGTTTCGCTGCTTCCGCTGACTGCTGCATGTGCT ATTCTACCACTGCCCAACATCCCGTTCTTTTGGACCTTATTCCGCACCTATTCCCACTGGCGAGCTCTCCAG GGAAGCGAAAGGCTTCTTGTTCTAGTATCAGATGGCTCAACTACTGTAAAGGAGCAGAAAagggacagtgatgatgaagacgagcAAGAACATAAAAGCCTGAATGCACTTATTCCACAATGG GTTCTGCATCCCTCTGAAGACCTTGATAAGTATCTCCAGGACCTAGATGAAAAAGATGGTCTCAGCAAGTCCGTTGTTTCTAAAATTTGCAAAGCTTATCATTTGGACACACAGGAAGTTGATAAGTATCGTTGTTCTATGTAA
- the LOC113326919 gene encoding uncharacterized protein C23H3.12c-like isoform X1: MKAARLIVFPIKGRNWCFSRSIEQTVQESEATKPSPKFKDLYKKITSKGKPMNQNVEIITEFFSTKMNKAWAGLGEAPEGSIKNKIHGLGVKLLARVKPSEIFLKSISKDVTNVEITYPTSLNPRLVRRRLRHIAFRGSVIHRRYFYGSVSLLPLTAACAILPLPNIPFFWTLFRTYSHWRALQGSERLLVLVSDGSTTVKEQKRDSDDEDEQEHKSLNALIPQWVLHPSEDLDKYLQDLDEKDGLSKSVVSKICKAYHLDTQEVDKYRCSM, from the exons ATGAAGGCAGCAAGACTGATTGTATTTCCAATCAAAGGAAGGAATTGGTGTTTTAGTAGATCCATTGAACAAACAGTTCAAGAATCAGAAGCAACAAAACCATCACCGAAATTTAAAGATCTTTATAAGAAAATTACTTCTAAGGGGAAACCCATGAATCAAAATGTTGAGATCATTACTGAATTCTTCTCAACTAAA ATGAATAAAGCTTGGGCTGGTCTTGGAGAAGCTCCTGAAGGGAGCATCAAGAATAAGATTCATGG TTTAGGAGTGAAACTGCTGGCTCGTGTTAAGCCGTCTGAAATTTTCTTGAAGTCGATTTCGAAGGATGTTACTAATGTGGAGATTACTTATCCAACGAG TTTGAATCCTCGTCTTGTGCGTCGAAGATTACGCCACATTGCTTTCAG GGGATCTGTAATTCACAGACGGTACTTCTATGGTTCTGTTTCGCTGCTTCCGCTGACTGCTGCATGTGCT ATTCTACCACTGCCCAACATCCCGTTCTTTTGGACCTTATTCCGCACCTATTCCCACTGGCGAGCTCTCCAG GGAAGCGAAAGGCTTCTTGTTCTAGTATCAGATGGCTCAACTACTGTAAAGGAGCAGAAAagggacagtgatgatgaagacgagcAAGAACATAAAAGCCTGAATGCACTTATTCCACAATGG GTTCTGCATCCCTCTGAAGACCTTGATAAGTATCTCCAGGACCTAGATGAAAAAGATGGTCTCAGCAAGTCCGTTGTTTCTAAAATTTGCAAAGCTTATCATTTGGACACACAGGAAGTTGATAAGTATCGTTGTTCTATGTAA
- the LOC113326611 gene encoding pentatricopeptide repeat-containing protein At1g13040, mitochondrial-like — protein MKWVASKRLDLCNIMVVRFSKLSSLYCFFSSNTCTFKPKLRFFTSRKNSNNRNMKSSNFSSVCSQNGVSKKTQVANQLETRKRSSGSFECALRMRKLLNQYEHWSYLVEIELHNMDVKLNTYIVNQVLTSLSDSEMGFGFYTWAESQIGYEHDYFTNRTMASLLLKDSKFDMLAQFLQRRRDKVFSVRRNMYRGLISAYVKAGIIDQAINVFEEMIDSDCRVFSVDYNRFIGVLVKDLRFDLAEHYYSYMLKLGFTLTSFTYSRFISFLCKVKNFSFIERLLEDMDRYGAIPDMWSYNIYVNLLCKENELDKALEVMQTMLQKGSDPDVVTYTTVLKGLCSDGRYELAVKLWREMIGRGLLPDGITCGVLVFGLCKRGEVDLAYDLTVDSMKGKTPLSVSVYNALIHGYCQKGEVKKAQAIEEFMRKNGCAPDMVTYNIELNYCCNNGMLEEAAKLLKKMERSQTKPDTYSYNQFLKALCKANRMDSAYSLLVKTMEKRGLCDTVSYNTMIRAYCWARETQKAYRMFEEMSGKGFEPDVVTFTILINAFFKKGRADLAEDLLDRMSQKGLFPDRVLYTTMVDHLCKSGRVDQAQNFFCDMERLRITPDVICYNALINGLFKAFRVAEGMQFYEDMQRNGCHPDEVTYKLIIGGLIREKKLTIACKVWDQMMENGFTLDAALSKTLTNAIQSKDASVMNMSTGTNIL, from the exons ATGAAATGGGTAGCTTCGAAAAGACTGGATTTATGCAATATTATGGTGGTAAGGTTTTCAAAACTCTCATCACTctattgtttcttttcttcaaacACTTGTACATTCAAACCTAAGCTCAGATTTTTCACTAGTAGGAAAAATTCGAATAATCGTAATATGAAATCTTCAAATTTTAGCTCAGTGTGTAGTCAGAATGGGGTTTCGAAAAAAACTCAGGTAGCAAATCAGTTGGAAACAAGAAAAAGATCGTCGGGTTCATTCGAATGTGCTTTGAGAATGCGCAAGTTACTTAATCAGTATGAGCATTGGTCTTATTTGGTAGAGATTGAATTGCATAATATGGATGTGAAGTTGAATACGTACATTGTTAATCAGGTTTTGACAAGTTTATCTGATTCTGAAATGGGATTTGGTTTTTATACCTGGGCTGAATCCCAAATTGGTTATGAGCATGACTACTTTACGAACAGGACGATGGCTTCTTTGTTGCTTAAAGACTCCAAGTTTGATATGTTAGCACAGTTTTTGCAGAGAAGAAGAGATAAAGTGTTTTCAGTTCGTAGAAACATGTACCGGGGTCTTATATCAGCTTACGTTAAAGCTGGTATAATCGATCAAGCAATCAATGTTTTTGAAGAGATGATTGACTCTGATTGCCGGGTTTTTAGTGTAGATTACAATAGATTTATTGGAGTTTTAGTTAAGGATTTAAGATTTGATTTAGCAGAGCATTACTACAGTTACATGTTGAAACTAGGATTTACACTGACTTCCTTTACGTATTCAAGATTCATATCTTTTCTCTGTAAGGTGAAGAATTTCAGTTTCATTGAGAGACTTTTAGAAGACATGGATAGATATGGGGCTATACCTGACATGTGGAGTTACAATATATATGTAAACCTCTTGTGCAAGGAGAACGAATTAGACAAAGCTCTGGAAGTAATGCAGACAATGTTACAGAAGGGAAGTGACCCTGATGTTGTCACTTACACGACAGTGCTAAAAGGGTTGTGTAGTGATGGGCGCTATGAATTGGCAGTTAAGCTTTGGCGTGAAATGATTGGTAGAGGATTGCTTCCGGATGGGATAACATGTGGGGTGCTGGTTTTTGGTTTGTGTAAACGTGGAGAGGTTGATTTGGCTTATGATCTTACTGTAGACTCAATGAAGGGAAAAACCCCATTGAGTGTTTCAGTGTATAACGCCCTTATTCATGGATATTGTCAGAAAGGTGAGGTTAAAAAAGCACAAGCAATTGAGGAATTCATGAGGAAGAACGGGTGTGCGCCGGATATGGTTACTTACAACATAGAATTGAATTACTGCTGTAATAACGGAATGTTAGAAGAGGCGGCGAAATTgctaaagaagatggaaagaaGTCAGACGAAACCCGATACATACAGCTACAACCAATTCCTGAAGGCTCTGTGCAAAGCTAACCGTATGGACAGTGCATATAGTTTGTTGGTGAAAACGATGGAGAAGAGAGGTTTATGTGATACAGTATCTTACAATACTATGATTAGGGCGTATTGTTGGGCCCGCGAAACCCAAAAGGCATACAGGATGTTCGAAGAGATGAGTGGAAAAGGGTTTGAACCAGATGTTGTAACATTTACGATTCTCATAAATGCCTTCTTCAAAAAGGGCCGTGCTGATTTAGCAGAGGATCTTCTTGATCGAATGTCACAAAAGGGACTATTTCCTGATCGAGTTTTGTATACTACAATGGTTGATCACCTGTGCAAGAGCGGGAGAGTTGATCAAGCTCAAAACTTTTTCTGCGACATGGAAAGACTTCGAATCACTCCGGATGTAATTTGTTACAATGCCCTTATAAATGGGCTCTTCAAAGCATTTAGGGTTGCTGAAGGCATGCAATTTTACGAAGATATGCAACGTAATGGGTGCCATCCTGACGAAGTGACCTATAAATTGATAATTGGAGGGCTCATAAGGGAAAAGAAGCTTACAATAGCTTGTAAAGTGTGGGACCAGATGATGGAGAACGGATTTACTCTTGATGCTGCACTTTCCAAGACCCTAACCAACGCCATCCAGTCAAAGGATGCTTCAGTCATGAATATGTCGACAG GTACAAATATATTGTAA
- the LOC113326290 gene encoding B3 domain-containing protein At5g42700-like: protein MATEEEIQIAAERAQQFQLSLGGAVPSFVKCMLPSHVSGGFWLGLPRNSCEDHLPNHDVIITLVDLQGVRFETRYMSRKRGLCGGWRSFALQHNLIHGDALVFELTEPTVFRVHIFRAGDV, encoded by the exons ATGGCAACCGAAGAAGAGATACAAATCGCTGCTGAGAGAGCTCAACAGTTTCAATTATCTCTTGGAGGTGCAGTTCCTAGTTTTGTCAAATGCATGCTCCCAAGCCATGTTAGCGGTGGTTTTTGGTTG GGTCTTCCTCGAAATAGTTGCGAGGATCACCTACCGAATCATGATGTGATTATTACCTTGGTAGATTTACAAGGGGTACGGTTCGAAACTCGTTATATGTCCCGAAAGCGTGGACTGTGTGGAGGGTGGAGAAGCTTTGCTTTGCAGCACAACCTCATTCATGGAGACGCCCTAGTGTTTGAACTCACTGAACCAACCGTATTTAGG GTTCACATATTCAGAGCTGGGGATGTTTAA